Within the Mycobacterium gordonae genome, the region GTTCGGGTTTCGAACGGCGTTGCCGACGGGGAGGCCGGGATCGTGCTCGGCGCCGGGTTGGCGGACCTGCTGGTGCTCACTGCCGGTGACGACGTGCTGGTGCTGAACCGCGGACGGTCCGGCATCTCCGTCGAGGTGCCGGAGAACCTCGACCCGACCCGACGCTCCGGCCGCGTTCGACTGGATAACGTCACCGTGACCGACGACGACATCCTGTCCGGCGCGGCCGCCTCGGCCCTGGCCCGGGCGCGGACGCTGCTGGCCGCCGAGGCCGTCGGCGGTGCGACCGACTGTGTCGAATCGGCGGTCGAATATGCCAAGGTGCGCAAGCAGTTCGGCCGCACCATCGCGACTTTCCAAGCCGTGAAACATCATTGCGCGAACATGCTGGTGGCGGCGGAGTCTGCGCTGGCCGCCGTGTGGGATGCCGCCCGCGCGGCGTCGGAGAACGAAGAGCAGTTCCGGTTGGTCTCGGCCGTCGCCGCCACACTGGCCTGCCCCGCCTACGCGCGGAATGCGGAGCTCAACATTCAGGTGCACGGTGGCATCGGCTTCACCTGGGAGCACGACGCGCATCTGCATCTGCGCCGCGCCCTGGTCACCTCAGCCCTGCTGGGCGGTGACGCGCCGGCCAGTGACGTCTTCGATCTCACCGCGGCCGGAGTCGTGCGGGAGAACAGTTTGGACCTCCCGCCGGAGGCCGAGGAGTTGCGCACCCAGATCCGTGCTGACGCCACCGAACTCGCCAGGCTGGAGAAGAAGGCGCAGCGCGACAAGCTCATTGAGACGGGTTACGTGATGCCGCACTGGCCCAAGCCGTGGGGTCGGGCCGCCGACGCGGTGGAGCAGCTCGTCATCGAAGAGGAGTTCCGCGCGGCGGGCATCCGGCGTCCCGACTACGGGATCACCGGTTGGGTCATCCTCACGCTGATTCAGCACGGCACCGATTGGCAGATCGAAAGGTTCGTGGAGAAGGCGCTGCGCAAGGACGAGATCTGGTGCCAGTTGTTCTCCGAACCCGAGGCCGGCTCGGATGCGGCGTCGGTCAAGACCCGCGCCACCCGGGTCGACGGCGGCTGGAAGATCAACGGGCAAAAGGTGTGGACCAGTGGGGCGCAGTACTGCGCGCGAGGTCTGGCCACCGTGCGCACCGACCCGGAGGCGCCCAAGCACGCGGGGATCACCACCGTCATCGTGGACATGAAAGCCCCCGAAGTCGAGGTGCGCCCGCTCCGGCAGATCACTGGCGGCGCGGAGTTCAACGAGGTGTTTTTCAACGACCTGTTCGTGCCCGACGAGGACGTGGTCGGGGCGCCCAACTCCGGGTGGACGGTGGCGCGCGCCACGCTGGGCAACGAGCGGGTCAGCATCGGCGGCAGTGGCTCGTTCTACGAGGGGTTGGCCTCCGAACTGGTCAAGCAGACCCAACGTCGTTCAGATCAGTTGGCGGGCGCGGTGATTCGGGTGGGCACCTATCTGGCCGAGGAGAATGCGCTGCGACTGCTCAACCTGCGGCGCGCCGCCCGCAGCGTGGAGGGTGCTGGTCCGGGGCCCGAAGGCAATGTCACCAAGCTGAAGCTGGCTGACCACATGATCGAGGGCGCTGCCATTTCGACGGCCCTGGCCGGTCCGGAGACGGCACTGCTGGATGGCCCCGCGGCAATGGCCGGACGCATGGTGATGGGTGCGCGCGGCATGGCGATCGCCGGCGGGACTTCGGAGGTCACCCGCAACCAGATCGCCGAGCGGATTCTCGGCATGCCGCGCGACCCGCTGATCAACTGAGACGCGTCTGCTCGCGCAGCTAGACGACAGGCGCGAACAGCGGGGCGCCGCCGGTGCCCCGCTGTGGGAGGATGGCAACGGCCATCCCGGATGCTACCGAATCCGGTTCGCAGTCAACGATATTGGCGGCAACCCGAAGACCGTCCTGTTCGGCCAACTCGACCAGTGCGATCACGTAGGGTGTCGGGATCTCCGGGTTGTAAGGGTGGTAGTTGACGGTGTAGGTGAACACCGTGCCTTGGCCGGACACGGGTTTGGCGATCAGTGGCCCGCCGCAATCGCGGCATTCTCCGGCGGCCGGATGCACCCAGTGCGCGCACTCATCGCAGTGCTCGACGAGCAACGGGGAGTTCGACACGACTAATACAGTACACTCAATTCGTCCTGGTATGTCGCGTGTGGGGTCTACGGGCGGTGCAGATTGAAGTACTTCGAGAAAGACGCGATCGTGTCCGGCATCGGAATCTCGCGTATCGGACGTCGCACCGGGATTCCCGGTCGCGACCTGACCATGGAGGCGGTGCGGACCGCCATCGACGACGCCGGACTGCAGGCGGCCGATGTCGACGGTATCGCGACGCTGGGTGATACTCCCGCCGCCGAGGTCAACGCCGAACTGCGGATCGATGCCGCCGACTGTGGCAGCGGCTTTGGTACCGGCGGTCTGCTCAGTCCGGTGATGTCCGCGTGCCGCGCCGTCGCCGAGCGACGCGCCCGCCACGTGGTGGTCTACCGCACCATCCAGATGCTGGGCGGCACGATACTGCAGGACAAGAACGCTCCCGCTCCACCCCTTGCCCGGATGTTCGACGCCCCCGAAGGTGAGCGTCCCGCCGTCGGCGCCATGGACGACATCAACGATCTGGTTGCCGCGCACGCGTACTCGGCGGCCAACTGGCTGGCCCTGAACTGCCGTCGGCACATGGACCTGTACGGAACAACCAAGGAGCAGCTGGGCTGGATCGCTCTCAATGGACGTCGCAACGCCGCGCTGAATCCCCTTGCGGTCTACCGGGATCCGATGACCATGGCGGACTATAGGGGTGCCCGAACGGTGTCCACGCCGTTCGGATTGCTGGATTGTGATGTACCCATCGACGGCTCGATCGCGGTCGTGGTTTCCCACGGCGAGTACGCCGACGACTGTCCACACCGCGCCGTCAAAGTCGAGGCCATCGGCGGTTCCGATGGTGCCGGCGGATGGTTTCACCGCCAGGACTATCCGAAAATGGCGATGTCGGACGCGGCGGCGCAGATGTGGTCGCGGACGGAATTGACGCCCTCGGACCTCGACGTGGCCCAACTCTACGACGGGTTCACCTATCTCACCCTTGCCTGGCTGGAAGCGCTCGGGGTGTGCGGCGACGGTGAGGCGGGCCCGTTCGTCGAGGGCGGCGCTCGCATCGCCAGAGACGGGCTGC harbors:
- a CDS encoding thiolase family protein, which codes for MKYFEKDAIVSGIGISRIGRRTGIPGRDLTMEAVRTAIDDAGLQAADVDGIATLGDTPAAEVNAELRIDAADCGSGFGTGGLLSPVMSACRAVAERRARHVVVYRTIQMLGGTILQDKNAPAPPLARMFDAPEGERPAVGAMDDINDLVAAHAYSAANWLALNCRRHMDLYGTTKEQLGWIALNGRRNAALNPLAVYRDPMTMADYRGARTVSTPFGLLDCDVPIDGSIAVVVSHGEYADDCPHRAVKVEAIGGSDGAGGWFHRQDYPKMAMSDAAAQMWSRTELTPSDLDVAQLYDGFTYLTLAWLEALGVCGDGEAGPFVEGGARIARDGLLPVNTYGGQLSAGRMHGYWALHEGCVQLRGEAGERQVERRPEVGVVSVGGGPVAGCMLLTC
- a CDS encoding acyl-CoA dehydrogenase, with the translated sequence MGIALTDDHRELAEVARGFLTSQKARAAARSLLDAPEEARPSFWQGFVELGWLGLHIAEEHGGSGYGLPELVVVIEELGRAVAPGPFVPTVIASAVIAHAGTAAQQSRLLPGLIDGTVAAGVGLVGSVRVSNGVADGEAGIVLGAGLADLLVLTAGDDVLVLNRGRSGISVEVPENLDPTRRSGRVRLDNVTVTDDDILSGAAASALARARTLLAAEAVGGATDCVESAVEYAKVRKQFGRTIATFQAVKHHCANMLVAAESALAAVWDAARAASENEEQFRLVSAVAATLACPAYARNAELNIQVHGGIGFTWEHDAHLHLRRALVTSALLGGDAPASDVFDLTAAGVVRENSLDLPPEAEELRTQIRADATELARLEKKAQRDKLIETGYVMPHWPKPWGRAADAVEQLVIEEEFRAAGIRRPDYGITGWVILTLIQHGTDWQIERFVEKALRKDEIWCQLFSEPEAGSDAASVKTRATRVDGGWKINGQKVWTSGAQYCARGLATVRTDPEAPKHAGITTVIVDMKAPEVEVRPLRQITGGAEFNEVFFNDLFVPDEDVVGAPNSGWTVARATLGNERVSIGGSGSFYEGLASELVKQTQRRSDQLAGAVIRVGTYLAEENALRLLNLRRAARSVEGAGPGPEGNVTKLKLADHMIEGAAISTALAGPETALLDGPAAMAGRMVMGARGMAIAGGTSEVTRNQIAERILGMPRDPLIN
- a CDS encoding Zn-ribbon domain-containing OB-fold protein, yielding MSNSPLLVEHCDECAHWVHPAAGECRDCGGPLIAKPVSGQGTVFTYTVNYHPYNPEIPTPYVIALVELAEQDGLRVAANIVDCEPDSVASGMAVAILPQRGTGGAPLFAPVV